From a single bacterium genomic region:
- a CDS encoding low molecular weight protein arginine phosphatase: protein MQKTILFVCTGNSCRSIMAEGLLKKMLSEKGVEEYSKYKIISAGTHTVEGFPPVHLTQKIMTERDIDVSSYRSNRLTEETVNKADLVLVMTQKHKDEVFHTYSEKTGKIFLLKEFAEIEDKNPDIADPIGLSYDAYKYCMEEIEKCLIKVIKKIE from the coding sequence ATGCAAAAGACTATTCTTTTCGTTTGTACAGGGAACAGCTGCCGTAGTATTATGGCTGAGGGACTACTTAAAAAGATGCTTTCTGAAAAAGGAGTTGAAGAATACAGTAAGTATAAAATTATCTCTGCTGGAACTCATACAGTTGAAGGATTCCCTCCAGTTCACCTGACACAGAAGATTATGACTGAGCGAGACATAGATGTATCTTCATACAGGTCAAATAGACTAACTGAGGAAACAGTAAATAAAGCTGACCTTGTTCTGGTAATGACTCAGAAACATAAAGACGAGGTATTTCATACCTATTCAGAAAAGACAGGGAAGATATTTCTACTAAAAGAATTTGCAGAAATAGAGGATAAGAATCCAGATATAGCAGATCCTATCGGATTATCCTACGATGCATATAAATACTGTATGGAAGAAATAGAGAAATGTTTAATAAAGGTTATAAAAAAGATTGAATAA
- the glyA gene encoding serine hydroxymethyltransferase — MSNLKTTDPEVAKAIYDETKRESSNLELIASENFVSDAVLEAQGSIMTNKYAEGYPHKRYYGGCEFVDVVENLAIKRAKEIFGADHANVQPHSGSQANMAVYFSMLDMGDTILGMDLSHGGHLTHGSPVNFSGKYFNIISYGVSKKTETIDYEYVEKLALEEKPKLIIAGASAYPRIIDFAAFRKIADKVNAYLMVDMAHFAGLVAAKIYPSPIPYADFVTTTTHKTLRGPRGGMILCKGKYAKQIDKMIFPGIQGGPLMHVIAAKAVAFKEAMAEGFNDYQKQIVRNAKALASELNKRDFRLVSGGTDTHLILLDLTNKCISGKDAEKALDVAGITVNKNAIPFDKQSPFITSGIRIGTPAVTTRGMKEPEMKFIAEMITKVLTNINDIDNLKQTLSIVTSLCNQFPLYANKL, encoded by the coding sequence ATGAGTAATTTAAAAACAACTGATCCAGAAGTAGCAAAAGCAATCTATGATGAAACAAAAAGAGAATCTTCAAACCTTGAGCTTATTGCATCAGAGAATTTCGTGAGCGATGCTGTGCTTGAGGCTCAGGGCTCAATAATGACCAATAAATACGCAGAAGGCTATCCTCATAAAAGATACTATGGCGGATGCGAATTTGTTGATGTTGTTGAGAATTTGGCTATAAAAAGAGCAAAAGAGATTTTTGGAGCTGACCATGCAAACGTGCAGCCGCATTCCGGTTCACAGGCAAATATGGCGGTTTATTTTTCCATGTTGGATATGGGAGATACAATTCTAGGTATGGACTTAAGCCATGGTGGACATTTAACACACGGTAGTCCGGTAAACTTTTCAGGAAAATATTTTAATATTATCTCTTACGGAGTGAGTAAGAAAACAGAAACAATAGACTATGAATATGTAGAAAAATTGGCACTTGAAGAGAAACCTAAATTGATAATTGCAGGCGCTAGTGCTTATCCTCGCATAATAGATTTCGCAGCATTCAGAAAGATTGCAGATAAAGTAAATGCGTATCTTATGGTGGATATGGCTCATTTTGCAGGACTTGTTGCAGCAAAAATTTATCCAAGCCCTATTCCATACGCTGATTTTGTTACCACCACTACACATAAAACATTAAGAGGTCCACGCGGAGGTATGATTTTATGCAAGGGAAAATATGCAAAGCAAATAGACAAAATGATTTTTCCTGGTATTCAGGGGGGCCCCCTGATGCATGTCATAGCTGCTAAAGCTGTTGCATTCAAGGAAGCCATGGCAGAAGGATTTAATGACTATCAGAAACAGATCGTAAGAAATGCCAAGGCACTTGCCTCAGAACTGAATAAAAGAGACTTTCGGCTTGTTTCCGGTGGAACAGATACTCATCTTATACTACTGGATTTAACTAATAAATGTATCTCAGGCAAGGACGCAGAGAAGGCATTAGATGTTGCCGGAATAACAGTAAATAAAAATGCTATTCCATTTGATAAGCAAAGCCCATTTATTACGAGTGGAATAAGAATAGGAACTCCTGCTGTAACTACAAGAGGTATGAAAGAGCCCGAAATGAAGTTCATTGCAGAAATGATAACAAAGGTGCTTACGAATATTAATGATATAGATAATCTTAAACAGACCTTATCAATAGTGACCAGTCTCTGCAATCAATTCCCTTTGTATGCCAACAAACTCTAA
- the rpiB gene encoding ribose 5-phosphate isomerase B, translating to MNNKDKVAIAADHGGWHLKEILKPFLEGLGYKYADFGTSSEKAVDYPDFALVLAEAVRAGKYKKGILICGTGLGMSMSANKIPGIRAALCNDTFTARMSREHNDANILTIGGRVVKENLAKEIVKVWLQTKFSNAPRHKQRIKKIKEIESKYMRISKK from the coding sequence TTGAATAACAAGGATAAGGTCGCAATAGCTGCTGATCACGGTGGATGGCACTTAAAAGAAATACTCAAGCCCTTTTTGGAAGGTTTGGGTTATAAGTATGCTGATTTTGGCACATCGTCTGAAAAAGCCGTTGACTATCCGGATTTTGCATTAGTGCTGGCTGAAGCGGTGAGAGCAGGTAAATATAAAAAGGGTATATTGATATGTGGAACTGGTTTGGGCATGTCTATGTCAGCTAATAAGATTCCGGGAATCAGGGCAGCTCTATGTAATGATACATTTACTGCAAGGATGAGCAGGGAGCATAATGACGCAAATATTTTAACAATTGGGGGACGAGTGGTTAAAGAAAATTTAGCAAAAGAAATAGTTAAAGTATGGCTCCAGACAAAATTCAGTAATGCTCCTCGTCATAAGCAAAGAATAAAAAAAATCAAAGAAATTGAAAGCAAATACATGAGGATTTCAAAAAAGTAA